From a single Nakaseomyces glabratus chromosome H, complete sequence genomic region:
- the MRP7 gene encoding mitochondrial 54S ribosomal protein bL27m (CAGL0H03883g~Has domain(s) with predicted structural constituent of ribosome activity, role in translation and ribosome localization) yields the protein MFSGLHTSKYACQVVVQIRTATKRAAGSRTSMKDSAGRRLGPKKYEGQDVKPGEIIMRQRGTKFYPGENVKIGRDHTIYAVEPGVVRYYLDPFHPYRKFIGVALSRDMKLPKPHFEPNVRRFGRIELDNPKAIAKEENALSRKEYLSRDTLLKDLTEREAKRHEMMDNYWNFISSELKLNIIPERKEMASNYLLRYRTGLKNGFDLQEAQFNAKYYLQQMLKLKAKRKEWNEEKLSEQLHNLDETTALLNKSVSFSNKWVIIPYISEEEKLTRKDELIKKLTELGTAIKSKSDKKAVLELFKDASHFLTQAQEVRLRRQFMKPVQPEIMNVNVAEKADKKTTVIRRFNYEKSKIDIIPRTKTAFFKRL from the coding sequence ATGTTTAGCGGGTTGCACACTAGTAAGTATGCGTGCCAGGTAGTGGTGCAGATTCGTACTGCTACGAAGAGAGCTGCTGGTTCGAGGACGTCTATGAAGGACAGTGCTGGTCGGCGTCTGGGTCCCAAGAAGTACGAAGGGCAGGATGTGAAGCCCGGTGAGATTATAATGCGTCAGCGTGGTACCAAGTTTTACCCCGGTGAGAATGTGAAGATCGGCAGAGACCACACTATATATGCGGTGGAGCCAGGTGTGGTTAGATACTACCTGGATCCGTTTCATCCCTACCGGAAGTTCATCGGTGTGGCGTTGTCTAGGGATATGAAGCTGCCTAAACCGCATTTTGAGCCAAATGTGAGGAGGTTTGGGCGGATCGAGCTGGATAACCCGAAGGCCATCGCCAAGGAAGAGAATGCTCTTTCGAGAAAGGAATACCTGTCGAGAGATACTCTCTTGAAGGATCTCACAGAAAGGGAAGCCAAGAGACATGAAATGATGGACAATTACTGGAACTTCATTAGCAGCGAGCTGAAATTGAACATAATACCAGAGAGAAAAGAGATGGCCTCCAATTATCTGTTGAGATATAGGACCGGATTGAAGAATGGGTTTGACCTGCAGGAGGCCCAGTTTAATGCCAAGTACTACTTGCAACAGATGCTGAAGTTGAAAGCCAAGAGGAAAGAATGGAATGAAGAGAAATTGAGTGAGCAATTGCACAATTTGGATGAAACCACAGCACTACTAAACAAGTCTGTTTCTTTCAGCAATAAGTGGGTCATAATCCCATACAtatctgaagaagaaaagctCACAAGAAAGGATGAGTTGATCAAGAAGCTGACGGAGCTAGGCACTGCAATCAAATCGAAGTCGGACAAAAAGGCTGTTCTGGAGTTATTTAAGGATGCCTCCCACTTTTTGACTCAAGCTCAAGAAGTTCGTTTACGTCGTCAATTCATGAAGCCCGTGCAACCAGAGATTATGAATGTTAACGTTGCTGAGAAAGCCGACAAGAAGACTACTGTCATTAGAAGATTTAATTACGAAAAGAGTAagattgatattattcCAAGAACCAAAACAGCTTTCTTTAAGAGACTATGA
- the STP22 gene encoding ubiquitin-binding ESCRT-I subunit protein STP22 (CAGL0H03927g~Ortholog(s) have ubiquitin binding activity), translating into MSTPLPESVVQWLFKVIQPIYKQPKLVFHDAVQTLTEFKNLRPRTRVFTDEDGSPRLLLCLYGGIPIEQGLDVPVLIWIPESYPIAKPLLFIDLELLDKDLQLATNESVEPDGRVHTRLLRQWNPQSANLFNVIQDLADMCNAIAPIQPVTFSSTVAPGTTDAEKSPPVPPKPALPPKTTDNAIKFAGQTSSIPGPNGIPKIPERMPLQNPTQETDTTIRPSKASINPTGNGTMGPPPLPEKPQQSNALHDQLRQLNLQEPPHHDDHANPVQNTQRTFVNAVPNEVPMVDLLDSMDEKPVSDAYTQSLEKLKMTIHELSTLDQNYKKEQIESRIPQLQTAIKQFDDLYNHESEKLNWIKSSIIESRESLQKGIEDVDKETLLVEKFIAENGTTLDSNTVYTTEVPALDQLYTLVARDRALTDTIQVLARLLNCGALEFDAFIKKVRELARDQFMARLHIRKIIALLQE; encoded by the coding sequence ATGTCGACGCCTTTACCAGAATCCGTGGTACAATGGCTTTTCAAAGTTATTCAGCCCATATACAAGCAGCCGAAGCTGGTGTTTCATGATGCTGTACAAACGTTGACAGAATTCAAGAATTTGCGGCCAAGGACAAGGGTTTTCACGGATGAGGATGGCTCTCCGCGGTTGCTGCTTTGCCTATACGGTGGCATACCTATTGAGCAAGGTCTTGACGTGCCTGTGCTTATCTGGATCCCAGAGTCATATCCCATAGCGAAACCTTTATTGTTTATAGATTTAGAGCTGCTGGATAAAGATCTACAGTTAGCCACTAACGAATCTGTGGAACCCGATGGCAGAGTACACACCCGCTTGCTTCGACAGTGGAACCCACAGAGCGCCAATCTTTTCAATGTGATACAGGATTTAGCAGATATGTGCAATGCAATCGCACCCATACAACCAGTAACTTTCTCGAGTACTGTTGCGCCAGGAACAACTGACGCTGAGAAGTCTCCACCCGTACCACCTAAGCCAGCATTACCTCCAAAGACTACTGACAACGCAATCAAGTTTGCTGGCCAAACTTCTAGTATACCGGGACCAAATGGCATTCCAAAGATACCAGAAAGAATGCCATTACAGAACCCGACACAAGAGACAGATACAACAATTAGACCATCAAAGGCTTCCATCAATCCAACGGGAAATGGTACCATGGGGCCGCCACCGTTGCCCGAGAAACCCCAACAGAGCAATGCATTGCACGACCAATTACGCCAATTGAATTTACAAGAACCACCACATCATGACGACCATGCAAATCCTGTGCAAAATACACAGCGAACATTTGTGAATGCGGTCCCTAACGAGGTGCCAATGGTGGATTTACTGGATTCAATGGATGAGAAACCTGTTTCAGATGCATACACACAATCCCTcgaaaaattgaaaatgacCATCCATGAATTGTCCACATTGGATCAGAATTACAAGAAAGAACAGATTGAATCACGCATTCCACAGTTACAAACCGCGATAAAACAATTCGATGATCTTTACAACCATGAATCAGAAAAATTAAACTGGATCAAATCCTCAATCATAGAGTCAAGAGAAAGCTTACAAAAGGGAATAGAAGACGTAGACAAAGAGACCTTACTTGTGGAGAAGTTTATTGCTGAGAACGGCACAACTCTGGACTCCAATACCGTATACACCACTGAGGTTCCCGCGTTGGACCAATTATATACCCTAGTGGCAAGGGATAGGGCCCTCACGGATACGATACAGGTCTTGGCGCGTCTACTAAACTGCGGTGCACTGGAATTTGATGCATTTATCAAGAAAGTCAGAGAGTTGGCCAGGGACCAATTCATGGCCAGACTCCACATCCGTAAGATCATAGCATTGCTCCAGGAGTGA
- the VMA9 gene encoding H(+)-transporting V0 sector ATPase subunit e (CAGL0H03938g~Has domain(s) with predicted hydrogen ion transmembrane transporter activity, role in ATP hydrolysis coupled proton transport and proton-transporting V-type ATPase, V0 domain localization), translating to MSFYTVLSVLLVVVLLCVGFWQVAPKEDRTVWRSTVILTLSMMFLMWAITYLAQLHPLVVPRRSDLRPEFAE from the exons ATGAGTTT TTATACGGTTTTGAGTGTTTTATTGGTTGTTGTACTTTTATGTGTAGGGTTCTGGCAGGTGGCGCCAAAGGAGGATAGAACTGTGTGGAGAAGTACAGTAATACTGACACTTTCTATGATGTTCCTGATGTGGGCTATCACATACCTCGCACAGTTACATCCACTGGTGGTACCAAGACGTTCGGATTTAAGACCTGAGTTTGCAGAATAG
- a CDS encoding uncharacterized protein (CAGL0H04015g~Protein of unknown function), translating into MTRKKTCSVQFNPRNTIVTYSDDDTIEILPLKLDGQRKTVNNIATSGGLRLKSILRNFPESSVSKTGMQDCGIFDTTEKAQAETRRVDTTQMEYYQTETDRNEELEALRLLISRCFTLCNMDLEVPTDLDYDSVCKMFSLLSRAIPQNFKERTQEVKRRLDEQQIASNREHIRLLSMLKEENGRLRKLLGYFAHQEEKRRGIKPIQESIRMLIEDSVSKQEMELELSLLKEQYEEQKVKYLKLKESSLIPSINVAKEIDHTERNYVNIKRERELNEIVERQQNNIQELESKCCILINERSSVQNQVNKLRRELREAKLLLSVQKDKR; encoded by the coding sequence ATGACTAGAAAGAAAACTTGCAGTGTGCAGTTCAACCCAAGGAACACAATAGTTACATACTCGGATGACGACACAATAGAAATACTTCCACTGAAACTTGATGGGCAACGAAAAACCGTTAATAACATTGCAACGTCGGGAGGATTACGATTAAAATCTATATTGAGAAACTTTCCAGAGAGTAGTGTTTCAAAGACAGGTATGCAAGACTGTGGTATATTTGATACTACAGAGAAAGCTCAGGCCGAGACTAGAAGAGTGGACACTACCCAAATGGAATATTATCAGACAGAGACAGATAGAAATGAAGAGCTAGAAGCGCTGAGACTGCTGATAAGTAGATGCTTTACATTATGTAATATGGATCTTGAAGTTCCAACGGATTTGGATTACGATAGCGTATGCAAGATGTTTTCACTTTTATCTCGAGCCATTCCACAAAATTTCAAGGAGCGAACACAAGAAGTTAAGCGCCGTTTGGACGAACAACAAATTGCTTCGAACCGAGAACACATAAGGCTGTTGAGTATGCTTAAGGAGGAAAATGGGCGGCTAAGAAAGCTTCTAGGATATTTTGCACatcaagaagagaaaaggcGGGGGATCAAACCAATCCAGGAATCCATCCGTATGCTAATCGAAGATAGTGTTAGTAAACAAGAAATGGAGTTGGAGTTATCTCTATTAAAAGAACAGTACGAAGAGCAAAAGGTTAAGTATCTGAAATTAAAGGAGTCTAGTTTAATCCCATCTATAAATGTAGCCAAAGAGATCGATCACACCGAGAGGAACTACGTAAACATTAAAAGAGAGAGGGAGTTGAATGAAATAGTAGAAAGACAACAAAATAACATTCAAGAATTAGAATCCAAATGCTGTATATTAATCAATGAACGCTCATCCGTTCAAAACCAAGTTAATAAATTAAGAAGAGAACTAAGAGAAGCTAAGCTGCTGCTGAGTGTACAAAAGGACAAGCGCTAG
- the ILV6 gene encoding acetolactate synthase regulatory subunit (CAGL0H03905g~Ortholog(s) have acetolactate synthase activity, enzyme regulator activity, role in branched-chain amino acid biosynthetic process and acetolactate synthase complex, mitochondrial nucleoid localization), which produces MIRTVLSNSVKRSLVRHSSSSTSAMTYKQLHKHTARPPLPVVDTPAWDANSAVSSILYETPAPSRQPRKQHVLNCLVQNEPGVLSRISGTLAARGFNIDSLVVCNTEVKDLSRMTIVLKGQDGVIEQARRQIEDLIPVYAVLDYSNSEIIKRELVMARVSLLGSEYFEDLLVHHHKSTANLEDSHEIVSEIREKKFHPSNLQASEVLRLKHEHLNDITNLAKNFGGKIVDIGETSCIVELSAKPSRISAFLKLVEPFGVLECARSGMMALPRTPLQTEVDEEDIDGKISDIVDISQLPPG; this is translated from the coding sequence ATGATTAGGACTGTTCTGAGCAATAGTGTGAAGAGGAGTTTGGTGCGTCATAGCTCCTCTTCAACATCTGCTATGACATACAAGCAGTTACACAAGCATACAGCTAGACCACCTTTGCCAGTGGTGGACACTCCGGCTTGGGATGCTAATAGTGCTGTGTCTTCGATTTTATATGAGACACCAGCTCCATCCCGTCAACCTAGAAAGCAGCATGTGCTGAACTGTCTGGTCCAGAATGAGCCTGGTGTGTTATCTAGGATTTCTGGTACTTTGGCCGCAAGGGGCTTCAACATTGACTCTTTGGTTGTGTGCAACACCGAGGTCAAGGATCTGAGTAGAATGACTATCGTGCTGAAGGGTCAAGATGGAGTTATCGAACAAGCTAGAAGACAAATCGAGGACTTGATTCCAGTTTACGCTGTTCTTGATTACTCAAACTCCGAGATCATCAAGAGAGAGTTGGTTATGGCCAGAGTCTCTCTATTGGGTTCTGAGTACTTTGAAGATCTATTAGTCCACCACCACAAATCTACAGCCAACCTAGAGGACTCTCACGAAATTGTCTCTGAGATCAGAGAGAAGAAATTCCATCCATCCAACTTACAAGCAAGTGAAGTCTTGAGATTGAAGCACGAACATTTGAACGACATCACCAACTTGGCCAAGAACTTCGGGGGTAAGATTGTCGATATCGGTGAAACTAGCTGTATTGTTGAACTTTCTGCCAAGCCATCTAGGATTTCCGCTTTCTTGAAGCTAGTTGAACCATTTGGTGTGCTGGAATGCGCCAGAAGTGGTATGATGGCTTTACCAAGAACTCCTCTGCAAACTGAAgtcgatgaagaagatatcgACGGCAAAATCAGTGACATCGTTGATATCAGTCAACTACCACCTGGTTAA
- the DOM34 gene encoding ribosome dissociation factor DOM34 (CAGL0H03949g~Has domain(s) with predicted role in RNA surveillance, nuclear-transcribed mRNA catabolic process, no-go decay, nuclear-transcribed mRNA catabolic process, non-stop decay): MKIISITKDSANKEGATIVLLPEDKEDLFTVHQIIDKDDEVIFKKKFTTNLDEAGKKKSTDLVKLRLKIVSSEFEMRDEYLRYKGVTVADDNGNSNVDIPVGKFLSFTVNYSFPFTIIKQNFDSFMEKTLQNAANPESRSDTAAIVLQEGIAHVCLLTASSTILKQKIEYSMPKKKRATDVMKFDEKTEKFYKAIYESIKKYYDFSKIKLILLCSPGFYAKTLLEKITQYAQEERNKSIIDHQSLFLVAHCSTGYLQGISEVLKNPLYSTKLSDTKYAKDAAIMDEFMEHLNNDDFKAWYGEAEVEKAAEMGAIKYLLITDTMLHNDDIKKRKKFLALYENVESSGGKGVVFSTLHSLGEELDRMTGVACILNYPLPDLDEDLEDEESENDNEFEI; the protein is encoded by the coding sequence atgaaaattatTAGCAttacgaaggactctgcAAACAAAGAAGGTGCTACCATCGTGCTTTTACCAGAGGATAAAGAGGATCTATTCACTGTGCATCAAATTATTGACAAGGATGATGAAGTaatcttcaagaagaagttcaCCACTAACCTTGATGAGGCaggtaagaagaaaagtacCGACCTGGTTAAATTGAGACTGAAAATAGTCTCATCTGAGTTCGAGATGAGAGATGAATATTTGAGATATAAAGGTGTCACTGTTGCCGATGATAATGGAAACTCTAATGTGGATATACCCGTTGGTAAATTCTTGAGCTTTACGGTTAATTACAGCTTCCCATTTACTATTATAAAACAAAACTTTGATAGCTTTATGGAAAAGACATTGCAAAATGCAGCAAATCCTGAATCTAGGTCTGATACTGCAGCTattgttcttcaagaaggTATCGCACATGTCTGTTTGTTGACTGCATCATCTACCATActgaaacagaaaattgaatatagtatgccaaagaaaaagagagCAACAGATGTTAtgaaatttgatgaaaagaCAGAGAAATTTTACAAAGCTATCTATGAATCTATTAAGAAATATTACGATTTTTCGAAAATCAAGTTGATCCTGTTATGTTCACCAGGATTTTATGCTAAGACATTGCTGGAAAAAATTACCCAATACGCACAAGAGGAGAGAAATAAATCAATCATTGATCATCAATCATTATTCCTGGTTGCACACTGTTCAACAGGTTATTTACAAGGTATTAGTGAAGTTCTCAAAAATCCACTATATTCAACCAAGTTGAGTGATACGAAATATGCTAAAGACGCTGCAATTATGGATGAGTTTATGGAACACTTGAATAACGACGATTTCAAAGCATGGTACGGTGAAGCAGAAGTAGAAAAAGCAGCGGAAATGGGTGccataaaatatttattaattacTGATACCATGTTGCATAATGATGATATCaaaaagaggaagaaattCCTTGCTTTATATGAGAACGTCGAAAGTTCCGGTGGTAAAGGTGTGGTTTTCAGTACTTTGCATTCTCTTGGTGAAGAGCTAGATAGGATGACTGGTGTTGCATGTATACTAAACTATCCATTACCAGATCTGGACGAAGATcttgaggatgaagaatcTGAGAACGATaatgaatttgaaatttaa
- the CIT1 gene encoding citrate (Si)-synthase CIT1 (CAGL0H03993g~Ortholog(s) have citrate (Si)-synthase activity, role in acetyl-CoA catabolic process, tricarboxylic acid cycle and glyoxysome, mitochondrion localization) gives MSLSSAARATPALRAQAYKALTSTRAFSATSISSEKTLKDTFADIFPKQAEEIKQFKKEHGKTVIDQLLLEQAYGGMRGIKGIVWEGSVLDPEEGIRFRGRTIPEIKKELPTIGGSSEPVPEALFWLLLTGEVPTESQVKAFSADLASRSEVPEHVLKLLDSLPKDLHPMAQLSIAVNALETESKFAKAYARGVNKKEYWSYTFEDSLDLLGKLPVIASKIYRNIFKDGKICQVDPNADYGKNLAHLLGYTNKDFVDLMRLYLTIHSDHEGGNVSAHTTHLVGSALSSPYLSFAAGMNGLAGPLHGRANQEVLEWLFTFREEVKGDYSKETVEKYLWDTLNGGRVIPGYGHAVLRKTDPRYTAQREFALKHFPDYELFKLVSTIYDVAPKVLTKHGKTKNPWPNVDSHSGVLLQYYGLTEASFYTVLFGVSRAFGVLPQLIIDRAVGAPIERPKSFSTEKFKELVKSIESKK, from the coding sequence ATGTCTTTATCCTCAGCAGCTAGAGCTACCCCAGCCTTGAGGGCACAAGCTTACAAAGCTCTCACTTCTACGAGAGCATTCAGTGCCACTTCCATAAGTTCCGAAAAGACTTTGAAGGACACATTTGCTGACATCTTCCCAAAACAAGCAGAAGAGATCAAGcaattcaagaaagaacatGGTAAGACCGTCATTGACCAACTACTACTGGAACAAGCTTACGGTGGTATGCGTGGTATCAAAGGTATCGTTTGGGAAGGTTCCGTGCTAGACCCTGAGGAAGGTATTAGATTCAGAGGTAGAACCATTCCGGAAATCAAGAAGGAATTGCCTACCATTGGTGGCAGCTCCGAACCAGTCCCAGAAGCTCTTTTCTGGTTGCTATTGACCGGTGAAGTCCCAACCGAATCTCAAGTTAAGGCTTTCTCCGCTGACTTGGCCTCCAGATCTGAAGTTCCAGAACATGTCTTGAAGTTGCTGGACAGCTTACCAAAGGATTTGCACCCAATGGCTCAATTGTCCATTGCCGTTAACGCTTTAGAAACAGAGTCCAAGTTCGCTAAGGCTTACGCAAGAGGTGTTAACAAGAAGGAATACTGGAGCTACACTTTCGAAGACTCCCTAGACCTGCTGGGTAAGTTGCCTGTTATTGCATCCAAGATCTACCGTAACATCTTTAAGGATGGTAAGATCTGCCAAGTCGACCCTAACGCCGACTACGGTAAGAACTTGGCCCACCTATTGGGTTACACTAACAAAGATTTCGTCGACTTGATGAGATTGTACTTGACTATCCACTCCGATCATGAAGGTGGTAACGTTTCTGCTCACACCACACACTTGGTCGGTTCCGCTCTATCTTCTCCTTACCTATCCTTTGCTGCTGGTATGAACGGTTTGGCTGGTCCATTGCACGGTCGTGCCAACCAAGAAGTTTTGGAATGGTTGTTCACTTTCAGAGAAGAGGTCAAGGGTGATTACTCAAAGGAAACTGTTGAGAAGTACCTATGGGACACGCTGAACGGTGGTAGAGTTATCCCAGGTTACGGTCACGCCGTCCTAAGAAAGACAGATCCACGTTACACTGCTCAACGTGAATTTGCTCTAAAGCACTTCCCAGACTACGAGTTGTTCAAGTTGGTTTCTACCATCTACGACGTTGCTCCAAAGGTCTTAACCAAGCACGGTAAGACCAAGAACCCATGGCCAAATGTTGACTCCCACTCCGGTGTTCTATTACAATACTACGGCCTAACTGAAGCTTCCTTCTACACTGTATTGTTTGGTGTTTCCAGAGCATTCGGTGTTCTTCCACAATTGATCATCGACAGAGCTGTTGGTGCTCCAATTGAAAGACCAAAGTCTTTCTCCACCGAGAAGTTCAAGGAATTGGTAAAATCTATTGAAAGCAAGAAATAA
- a CDS encoding uncharacterized protein (CAGL0H03971g~Ortholog(s) have role in cellular response to oxidative stress, pathogenesis and membrane raft, mitochondrion, plasma membrane localization) — protein sequence MVKVAIITYSCYGHITTIAREIKKGVEAAGGEVTLFRVPETLPDDVLEQMNAAEKPEDFLIANGETLTDYDAFLFGVPTRFGNVPSQWAEFWDKTGAIWVQGSLWGKPAGVFVSTGTYGGGQEATVKTCMNYLVHHGMVFVPLGYKYTFAELSNVEDIHGGSPWGAGTLAGADGSRQPSSLELRMAKTQGKTFYETASKLCDKKPSTKSSKNMDSKPSAKQNTSATGKAEVKTSGTTTQQKPTETRPKEKTKFNPSKNCVIM from the coding sequence ATGGTTAAGGTAGCAATTATTACGTACTCCTGCTATGGTCATATAACTACCATTGCAAGGGAGATTAAAAAAGGTGTTGAGGCAGCTGGTGGTGAAGTAACTTTGTTCAGAGTTCCTGAGACACTTCCCGATGATGTTCTGGAGCAAATGAACGCTGCTGAAAAGCCAGAGGACTTCCTAATTGCTAATGGCGAAACTCTTACCGATTATGATGCTTTCTTGTTTGGTGTACCCACTCGTTTTGGTAATGTTCCATCCCAATGGGCCGAATTTTGGGATAAAACAGGCGCTATCTGGGTTCAAGGCTCCCTATGGGGCAAACCAGCAGGTGTATTTGTCAGCACTGGTACCTATGGTGGTGGCCAAGAAGCCACAGTCAAGACTTGTATGAACTACCTTGTCCACCACGGTATGGTATTTGTTCCATTGGGCTACAAATACACATTTGCAGAATTGTCGAATGTGGAGGACATCCACGGCGGTAGTCCTTGGGGTGCTGGTACCTTGGCTGGTGCTGACGGTTCAAGACAGCCTTCCTCTCTTGAACTCAGAATGGCAAAGACACAAGGTAAAACCTTTTATGAAACTGCCTCTAAGCTATGCGACAAAAAGCCCTCTACTAAATCTAGCAAAAATATGGACAGTAAGCCATCCGCCAAGCAAAATACATCCGCTACTGGCAAGGCAGAAGTAAAGACCTCTGGAACAACAACTCAACAGAAACCTACAGAAACACgtccaaaagaaaagaccAAATTCAATCCAAGTAAAAATTGTGTTATTATGTAG